The Fusarium oxysporum Fo47 chromosome II, complete sequence genome includes a region encoding these proteins:
- a CDS encoding carbon-nitrogen hydrolase, with product MAPVYKVAVIQFEPKAIVVAENFAKAESYLRSAASKGCDIAILPEFHLTSWVPEHPDFISASKTSTGYLSKYQALAKELNMSIVPGTICEVYAVPDSKDEELRNMAYFLAAGTGEICGSYQKKNLWHPERPHLTSSTHTPHTAFDTPLKHADGRPVRAGMVICWDLAFPEAFKALVNDGADIILIPSYWFMDDNGAEGAGLNPDSERIFLNCTLTARAFENTAAIVFCNAGGLSCVNMPILGALGRIEVGEEKMEIIDVDLDVLRVAEETYKIRMDMKSEGWHYKYNMNSDSKA from the exons ATGGCGCCGGTTTATAAAGTTGCTGTAATTCAATTTGAGCCCAAG GCCATCGTTGTCGCAGAGAACTTTGCAAAAGCAGAAAGTTATCTTCGCTCAGCCGCTTCAAAGGGATGCGATATTGCAATTCTCCCTGAATTCCATTTGACATCATGGGTCCCCGAACATCCCGATTTCATCTCCGCGAGCAAGACATCAACAGGATATCTCTCAAAATACCAAGCTCTAGCTAAAGAGCTCAACATGAGCATCGTTCCCGGCACAATCTGCGAAGTCTATGCAGTTCCCGATTCTAAAGATGAAGAACTCCGCAACATGGCCTACTTCCTTGCCGCAGGAACAGGTGAGATTTGTGGATCttaccagaagaagaaccttTGGCACCCAGAGCGTCCGCATTTAACTTCTTCAACGCATACGCCTCATACCGCATTCGACACGCCGCTCAAACACGCCGATGGAAGACCAGTACGCGCTGGTATGGTGATATGCTGGGATTTAGCATTTCCCGAAGCGTTCAAAGCGCTCGTCAACGATGGTGCTGATATCATACTCATACCATCATACTGGTTTATGGATGATAACGGCGCAGAGGGAGCTGGTCTCAACCCTGATTCTGAACGGATCTTCTTGAATTGTACACTTACAGCGCGAGCCTTTGAGAATACGGCTGCGATTGTGTTTTGCAATGCTGGAGGACTAAGTTGTGTGAATATGCCGATTCTGGGAGCATTGGGAAGAATTGAGGttggtgaggagaagatggagatcaTCGATGTGGATTTGGATGTTTTGAGAGTTGCGGAAGAGACGTACAAGATCAGAATGGATATGAAGAGTGAGGGATGGCATTATAAGTATAACATGAACTCAGATTCAAAGGCATAG